A window of the Vibrio ostreae genome harbors these coding sequences:
- a CDS encoding 30S ribosomal protein S6 modification protein, protein MFHQSRILVWYEVASQKVVLGEAVGSVNRDVVSLWLHAPADSNQIDYQGYRLSLYDDGGREIANKSVSMGTADQILGGEFK, encoded by the coding sequence ATGTTCCATCAATCAAGGATTTTGGTTTGGTATGAAGTGGCAAGTCAGAAAGTGGTTCTGGGAGAGGCTGTAGGGAGTGTGAATCGGGATGTGGTTTCTTTATGGCTGCATGCCCCGGCAGACAGCAATCAGATCGATTATCAGGGTTATCGTTTGTCTCTGTATGATGATGGTGGAAGAGAGATCGCCAATAAGTCGGTCTCTATGGGGACCGCCGATCAGATTTTAGGTGGTGAGTTTAAGTAG